The proteins below are encoded in one region of Nitrospira lenta:
- a CDS encoding outer membrane protein assembly factor BamD: MAGNKAVGGTDEQIFLGDTIEKNYDPNVIMKRGEAFFEKEEYAEALVEYNHFLDLHKNHVLAPYAAFRIGEAHFKMAKSIDRDPEPMTKAIAALERMRKDFPGSRYDAQAQQKIQECHEWLAQMHLFVGQFYYRRESYLAAAHRFEQIIKIYPDKPVAPDALYFLAMSYHQLGADDWATDNLTLLAEKYPTSKVAADGRALLATLGAKKSDTLIAKDSSATPFSDTRSYTPSSNSPDLSTIPNAASSFSANALGQSFTACRLGAWC, from the coding sequence GTGGCAGGGAACAAGGCTGTCGGGGGCACCGATGAGCAGATTTTCCTCGGCGACACTATCGAGAAGAACTACGACCCGAATGTCATTATGAAGCGGGGCGAGGCCTTTTTCGAAAAAGAAGAATACGCCGAAGCCCTCGTTGAATATAACCACTTCCTCGATCTTCATAAGAACCACGTGCTCGCGCCCTATGCGGCCTTCCGAATCGGCGAGGCCCACTTTAAAATGGCCAAATCGATCGATCGGGATCCCGAACCGATGACCAAAGCCATCGCGGCGCTCGAACGCATGCGCAAGGACTTTCCTGGCAGCCGCTATGATGCTCAAGCCCAACAAAAGATCCAGGAATGCCACGAGTGGCTCGCGCAGATGCACCTCTTCGTCGGACAGTTCTACTATCGCCGCGAGTCCTACCTGGCGGCCGCGCATCGGTTCGAACAGATCATCAAGATCTATCCGGATAAACCCGTGGCCCCTGACGCGCTCTATTTCCTGGCCATGAGTTATCATCAATTGGGCGCGGACGATTGGGCCACTGACAACTTGACCTTGTTGGCAGAGAAATATCCGACCAGCAAAGTGGCCGCCGACGGAAGGGCATTGTTGGCCACACTCGGCGCCAAGAAATCAGACACGCTGATCGCCAAAGACTCAAGCGCCACGCCTTTTTCGGATACGCGTTCCTATACCCCTTCCAGCAACAGCCCCGATCTTTCCACCATCCCCAATGCAGCCTCCTCATTCAGCGCGAATGCGCTGGGCCAATCCTTCACCGCCTGCCGCCTCGGCGCCTGGTGCTGA
- a CDS encoding inorganic phosphate transporter yields MPDLTGMLLVTVVLALLFDFSNGWHDCANAVATVVSTRVMSPLAAVMWAGVLNVAGAFFSTAVAKMIGGGIVFPEAITSVVVAAALAGAILWNLVTLILGLPTSSSHALIGALVGSAAAHGGWSVVQFKGLRAVLEAMIFSPLFGFLMGLLIMVAVSWSFFKVPRGVAQKVFSRLQLLSASFMAFSHGANDAQKAMGIITLALVASGQQTSSDVPTWVVVSCALAMGAGTMIGGRRIMRTLGMHIVKLEPVHGFAAETGAASVLLFAAHFGLPVSTTHTITSSILGVGATKRLSAVRWGVTTKILSAWIFTMPGAGILGALVYAILSSFV; encoded by the coding sequence ATGCCTGATTTAACCGGAATGCTCTTAGTGACCGTTGTGCTGGCGCTGCTGTTCGATTTTTCGAACGGGTGGCACGATTGCGCGAACGCGGTGGCGACGGTGGTGTCGACCCGGGTGATGAGCCCCTTGGCGGCCGTGATGTGGGCTGGCGTGCTGAATGTGGCCGGCGCGTTTTTCTCCACGGCCGTGGCGAAGATGATCGGCGGTGGAATCGTCTTTCCCGAGGCCATCACCAGCGTGGTGGTGGCGGCGGCGCTGGCCGGCGCGATTCTGTGGAATCTCGTCACCCTGATCCTGGGCTTGCCGACGAGTTCGTCGCATGCGTTGATCGGCGCGCTGGTCGGATCGGCCGCGGCGCACGGAGGCTGGTCCGTGGTGCAGTTCAAAGGGCTGCGGGCGGTGCTCGAGGCGATGATTTTCTCTCCGCTGTTCGGGTTCTTGATGGGACTGTTGATTATGGTGGCGGTCAGCTGGTCGTTCTTCAAGGTGCCGCGGGGCGTGGCGCAGAAAGTCTTCAGCCGGTTGCAGTTGCTGTCGGCGAGTTTTATGGCGTTCAGCCATGGCGCCAACGACGCGCAAAAGGCGATGGGGATTATCACGCTGGCGCTGGTGGCATCCGGCCAGCAGACGTCGTCCGATGTGCCGACATGGGTCGTGGTGTCCTGCGCGCTGGCGATGGGCGCGGGCACGATGATCGGAGGCCGGCGGATCATGCGCACGCTCGGGATGCACATTGTGAAGCTGGAGCCCGTGCATGGTTTCGCCGCAGAAACCGGCGCGGCGAGCGTGCTGTTGTTTGCGGCGCACTTCGGTCTGCCGGTGAGCACGACCCATACGATTACGTCGTCGATTCTCGGGGTTGGCGCGACCAAGCGCCTCTCGGCGGTGCGCTGGGGCGTCACGACCAAGATCCTCTCCGCCTGGATCTTTACCATGCCGGGGGCCGGAATTCTTGGCGCGCTTGTCTATGCGATTTTGTCGTCTTTCGTGTGA
- a CDS encoding 3-oxoacyl-ACP synthase III family protein translates to MKRMRVIGTGSYLPERIVTNHEAGEPLGLSSATIERLTGIRERRWAAEGQASSDLAMEASRHALQAAGCSAGEIDAIILSTTSPDMAFPSTACFVQRGLGCRGVAAFDVSASCSGFLYGLSMANAMILSGQATTCLVVAAEVKSRFLDPTDAATAVLFGDGAGAVVVRGEEDLRTTPRGVLGIRLYSDGAKHDLIRVPAGGSRVPASAETVARHDHALRMRGASLFRIAVRRVEQAVQGTLKEFGVRIEELSQVVLHQANGRILSNVADRLGIPADCLTSVIDRYGNTSSASVPIALDAAVRSGEIRADDIVLLGSFGGGLTWATGLLRW, encoded by the coding sequence ATGAAACGAATGCGTGTCATCGGAACCGGGAGTTATCTTCCCGAGCGAATCGTTACGAATCATGAAGCCGGGGAGCCGCTTGGACTATCCTCGGCCACGATCGAGCGACTGACCGGCATCCGCGAGCGGCGGTGGGCGGCTGAGGGCCAAGCGTCTTCTGATTTGGCGATGGAGGCGAGCCGGCACGCGCTTCAGGCCGCCGGGTGCTCAGCGGGTGAGATAGATGCGATTATCCTGTCGACCACCTCGCCGGATATGGCGTTCCCCTCGACCGCCTGCTTTGTGCAGCGAGGCTTAGGTTGTCGCGGAGTGGCCGCATTCGATGTGTCGGCGTCTTGTTCGGGGTTCCTCTACGGGTTGTCGATGGCCAATGCCATGATCCTGAGCGGGCAGGCGACCACCTGCCTGGTCGTGGCGGCTGAAGTGAAGTCGAGATTTTTGGATCCCACCGATGCGGCGACGGCGGTCCTCTTCGGCGATGGGGCCGGGGCCGTCGTGGTGCGGGGTGAGGAAGATCTGCGTACGACCCCGCGCGGAGTGCTCGGGATTCGGCTCTATTCCGATGGGGCGAAACATGATCTGATCCGCGTGCCCGCCGGGGGATCGCGGGTCCCGGCGTCGGCGGAGACCGTGGCGCGGCACGATCATGCGTTGCGGATGCGGGGCGCGTCGCTCTTTCGCATTGCCGTGAGGCGGGTCGAGCAGGCGGTGCAGGGCACGTTGAAAGAATTCGGCGTGCGGATCGAGGAGCTCAGTCAGGTCGTGCTCCATCAGGCCAACGGCCGGATTCTCTCGAATGTGGCGGACCGGCTAGGCATTCCGGCCGACTGTCTGACGTCAGTGATCGATCGCTACGGGAATACCTCGTCGGCTTCCGTGCCGATTGCGCTCGATGCGGCGGTCCGGTCCGGGGAAATTCGCGCGGATGATATAGTGCTGCTGGGAAGCTTCGGGGGAGGTTTGACCTGGGCGACAGGATTACTGCGGTGGTAG
- a CDS encoding cytochrome c biogenesis CcdA family protein: MMQSIPQISLLAAFTAGLLSFVSPCVLPLVPSYISYITGLSIEQLTDASERNKFKSAIILNALLFIGGFSTVFIAFGASASFLGQILITYQDHIRRIGGVMIIVFGLYLLGILNLNFLKVEHRYQFRNRPAGYLGSFFIGVAFAAGWTPCVGPVLGTILLYASTTDSLWNGVVLLACYSLGLGLPLFLTALGVDRFLAYFKEVRAYLWGVSTVSGVLLIVVGVMIYANSLTMITSFLERYGIGWYLNQ; encoded by the coding sequence ATGATGCAATCCATTCCACAGATTTCGCTGCTCGCCGCATTTACAGCCGGCCTGTTGTCCTTCGTGTCGCCGTGCGTGTTGCCGCTGGTGCCGTCGTATATTTCCTACATCACCGGGCTCTCGATCGAACAACTGACGGATGCCAGCGAACGGAACAAGTTCAAATCGGCCATCATTCTCAATGCGCTCTTGTTCATCGGCGGATTTTCGACGGTGTTCATCGCGTTCGGCGCCTCTGCCAGCTTTCTCGGACAAATCCTGATCACCTACCAGGATCACATCCGCCGCATCGGCGGCGTGATGATCATCGTGTTCGGCCTCTACCTGCTTGGCATTCTGAATCTCAACTTCTTGAAGGTGGAACACCGGTATCAGTTCCGCAATCGTCCGGCCGGGTATTTAGGGTCGTTCTTCATCGGCGTCGCGTTTGCCGCCGGATGGACCCCCTGCGTTGGCCCGGTGTTGGGCACGATTCTCCTGTACGCCAGCACGACCGATTCGCTGTGGAACGGGGTGGTCTTATTGGCCTGCTATTCGCTGGGATTGGGTTTGCCGCTGTTTCTCACGGCGCTGGGAGTTGATCGGTTCCTGGCGTATTTTAAAGAGGTGCGGGCCTATCTCTGGGGTGTCTCAACGGTGAGCGGCGTGCTGCTCATTGTCGTGGGCGTCATGATCTACGCCAATTCACTCACGATGATCACCAGCTTTCTTGAGCGGTACGGCATCGGCTGGTACCTCAATCAATAG
- the pnpS gene encoding two-component system histidine kinase PnpS codes for MRLSIRWKVTLGSLLAVTCGLAVAGLLAMQSLEQQEIAQLNDVLEARTNLVEYSLRPAFAAPPSPEQHTALRDIVRQLGTRALARVTIVTTDGTVIADSAVDDAGLSAVENHLTRPEIQQALATGEGRDIRASHTTGSRTMYRAIRTELRYADAPLVLRLGLPMTLLERETAQLQRHLAIALGVAFLMALLLSLWMARSITKPLSDIAGVARRLSAGDATIRIQTHSQDEVGLLGETLNHMTDQLRTKIDELSEDRAQLLAMLTSMVEGVMVLDCRGRILQINPALERMFDVRRADIRGHISTEVLAHPELNSLITTILANRAGQEAEITLTPGGRCLHIEASVAGCERESEACAVLVFHDITELRRLEKIRKDFVANVSHELRTPLTSIKGYVEALLDGGKDDPDTAVSFLTIILKQSDRLNLILEDLLELSKIESGRVSFKEDPLDLRSLIERTLSMIKPLADKKGHQLVSRIDDRLPPIAGDEGRLAQVLTNLLDNAVKYTPEKGTITVTARHVPDQTIELTVSDTGLGIPEQDRPRVFERFYRVDKARSREMGGTGLGLAIVKHIVEGHGGQVWVDTHTLQGSRFVVRLPLTRQTRLSAHTKDDKIA; via the coding sequence ATGAGGCTCTCGATCCGCTGGAAGGTGACTCTCGGCAGTCTCCTCGCCGTCACCTGCGGGCTCGCCGTCGCCGGGCTGCTGGCGATGCAATCGCTCGAGCAACAAGAAATCGCGCAACTGAACGACGTGCTGGAGGCCAGGACCAACCTGGTGGAATACAGCCTCCGGCCGGCGTTCGCCGCGCCGCCCTCCCCGGAACAACACACCGCTCTCAGAGACATCGTCCGCCAGTTGGGCACCAGAGCGCTGGCTCGGGTGACCATCGTCACGACCGACGGCACCGTCATCGCAGACAGCGCCGTGGACGATGCCGGGCTTTCCGCCGTGGAGAATCATCTCACACGACCGGAAATCCAGCAGGCGCTGGCAACGGGGGAAGGCCGGGACATTCGTGCCAGCCACACCACCGGCAGCCGCACCATGTATCGTGCGATCCGAACGGAGCTGCGCTACGCTGACGCTCCGCTGGTTCTCCGCCTCGGCCTTCCGATGACGCTGCTGGAGCGGGAGACTGCCCAACTTCAGCGCCACCTGGCCATTGCCCTCGGAGTCGCCTTTCTGATGGCCCTCCTGCTCAGCCTCTGGATGGCCCGCAGCATTACGAAGCCGCTCTCCGACATCGCCGGCGTGGCGCGTCGGCTTTCGGCCGGCGATGCGACGATTCGCATCCAGACCCACTCCCAAGACGAAGTCGGGCTATTGGGCGAAACGTTGAATCACATGACCGATCAGCTCCGCACCAAGATCGACGAACTCTCGGAAGACCGCGCTCAGCTGCTCGCCATGTTGACCTCTATGGTCGAAGGCGTCATGGTCTTGGACTGCCGCGGGCGCATTCTCCAGATCAATCCGGCGCTCGAACGAATGTTCGACGTCCGCCGTGCCGATATTCGCGGGCACATCAGTACGGAGGTGCTGGCCCATCCGGAATTAAACAGCCTCATCACGACGATCCTTGCCAATCGGGCCGGTCAGGAAGCTGAAATTACCCTCACGCCGGGCGGGCGCTGCCTCCATATCGAAGCCTCGGTGGCGGGCTGCGAACGCGAAAGCGAAGCCTGCGCCGTGCTGGTCTTTCACGACATTACCGAACTGCGCCGTCTAGAGAAAATCCGCAAAGATTTCGTCGCCAATGTCTCGCATGAACTGCGCACGCCACTGACGTCGATTAAAGGCTATGTCGAGGCGCTCTTGGATGGAGGGAAAGACGATCCGGACACGGCCGTCAGTTTTCTCACGATCATTCTGAAACAGAGCGACCGGCTCAACCTGATCCTGGAGGATCTGCTGGAGCTATCCAAAATCGAGTCGGGGCGAGTCTCATTCAAAGAAGATCCGCTGGATCTCCGCAGCTTGATCGAACGGACGCTTTCGATGATCAAACCCCTGGCCGATAAAAAGGGGCACCAGCTCGTCTCCCGCATCGACGACCGGCTCCCACCGATTGCCGGGGATGAAGGCCGGCTCGCGCAAGTCCTGACCAACCTCCTCGACAACGCCGTGAAGTACACGCCGGAGAAAGGCACGATTACCGTCACGGCCAGACACGTGCCCGACCAGACGATTGAACTCACCGTGAGCGATACAGGCCTTGGGATACCCGAGCAGGATCGCCCGCGGGTCTTCGAACGCTTCTATCGGGTCGACAAAGCCCGCTCACGCGAAATGGGAGGAACCGGGCTCGGTCTCGCCATCGTGAAACATATTGTGGAAGGGCATGGAGGACAGGTCTGGGTCGACACTCATACACTGCAGGGAAGCCGCTTCGTGGTCCGTCTGCCGCTCACTCGCCAGACGCGACTCTCCGCTCACACGAAAGACGACAAAATCGCATAG
- a CDS encoding DUF47 domain-containing protein, giving the protein MFSLMPKEDAFFDMFKKAAHNMIEGSRLLKNMMDQFGDLAAQAKHIKDVEHIGDGITHDIATKLNQTFITPIDREDIHDLASALDDILDAVEAVADRFVIYKITKPTEAAIRLADILYQASVAVGQAVDRVGMSHAQINECSVKVNSLENEADRVSRDAISGLFEKETDPIAVIKWKEIYETFEAGTDRCEDVANILERIVLKHN; this is encoded by the coding sequence ATGTTTAGTCTCATGCCAAAAGAAGACGCCTTTTTCGACATGTTCAAAAAGGCTGCTCACAATATGATCGAGGGCAGCCGCCTGCTGAAGAACATGATGGACCAATTCGGCGATCTTGCGGCGCAGGCCAAGCACATTAAAGATGTCGAGCATATCGGCGATGGCATCACGCACGACATCGCAACCAAGCTCAATCAGACCTTCATTACGCCCATCGATCGTGAAGACATTCACGACCTGGCGAGCGCCCTGGACGATATTCTCGATGCCGTGGAAGCCGTGGCCGACCGGTTCGTCATCTATAAAATTACCAAGCCGACTGAGGCGGCGATTCGCCTGGCCGACATTCTCTATCAGGCGTCGGTGGCGGTCGGCCAAGCGGTCGATCGTGTGGGGATGTCGCATGCGCAGATCAACGAATGCAGTGTGAAAGTGAACAGCCTGGAGAATGAAGCCGATCGCGTGTCGCGCGACGCGATTTCCGGCCTGTTTGAAAAAGAGACCGATCCGATCGCCGTCATTAAGTGGAAAGAAATTTACGAGACGTTCGAGGCGGGGACCGATCGGTGCGAGGACGTGGCCAATATTCTTGAGCGGATCGTCTTGAAACATAACTGA